A window of Streptomyces caniferus contains these coding sequences:
- a CDS encoding RNA-binding protein codes for MDEYAWPTSPDLPVADVVLQSWAATVAALPVGTHITGEVIGRQPFGVFIRMDGVPNVVALAEITAMPLGMELPALGASVEGEVFWHAHNHQVRVWLDEWRTSAE; via the coding sequence ATGGATGAGTACGCGTGGCCTACGAGCCCGGATCTCCCGGTCGCAGATGTAGTTCTCCAGAGCTGGGCGGCAACCGTTGCAGCCTTGCCTGTGGGGACCCACATCACTGGAGAGGTCATCGGCCGCCAGCCCTTTGGCGTCTTCATACGTATGGACGGTGTGCCCAACGTCGTGGCGCTAGCCGAGATCACGGCCATGCCGCTGGGGATGGAGCTGCCCGCCCTCGGGGCCTCCGTCGAGGGGGAGGTCTTCTGGCACGCCCACAACCACCAGGTGAGGGTCTGGCTGGATGAGTGGCGGACGTCCGCCGAGTGA